A genomic stretch from Gemmatimonadales bacterium includes:
- a CDS encoding threonine synthase, translating into MDWTLECSGCGKRQGAGGLPTVCGDCGSPWLVRYATRYPGKPSLPPAATGEGMWRYRALLPLRESERPVTLGEGGTPLLPAARLGAALGAANLWIKDESANPTGSFKARGLSAAVTRAVAAGAGRFVLPTAGNAGVAAAAYGARAGVPVKVFAPRSTPRPLLGQIAAYGADLELVDGHIGDCGARARAYAAEHSAMDLSTLREPYRIEGKKTLGLEIAEQLGWRLPGAIIYPAGGGTGLIGMWKAFGELIESGWVSGPMPRLFAVQSAGCAPVVRAWEAHAERCEPWPDPETVASGLRVPAPLGGALMLRALRESGGGAVAVADPDLVDGARLLAEREGIDACPEGGAAVAAARRLLAAGLIAPAAGVVVFNTGAGVLYGRDLK; encoded by the coding sequence ATGGACTGGACGCTCGAGTGCTCCGGGTGCGGCAAGCGGCAGGGCGCCGGCGGGCTGCCGACGGTGTGCGGGGACTGCGGGTCGCCCTGGCTGGTGCGGTACGCGACCCGCTATCCCGGGAAGCCGTCGCTCCCGCCCGCCGCAACCGGGGAAGGCATGTGGCGCTACCGTGCCCTGCTGCCGCTGCGCGAGTCGGAGCGGCCGGTGACGCTCGGAGAGGGCGGCACGCCGCTCCTGCCGGCTGCCCGCCTGGGAGCAGCCCTCGGTGCCGCGAACCTCTGGATCAAGGACGAGTCCGCGAACCCGACGGGTTCGTTCAAGGCGCGCGGGCTGTCGGCTGCCGTGACGCGGGCCGTCGCTGCAGGGGCCGGGCGGTTCGTGCTTCCCACGGCGGGGAACGCCGGAGTGGCCGCGGCCGCCTACGGTGCCCGGGCCGGCGTCCCGGTCAAGGTCTTCGCGCCGCGCTCCACTCCCCGGCCGCTCCTGGGCCAGATCGCGGCCTACGGCGCCGACCTGGAGCTGGTGGACGGTCACATCGGCGACTGCGGAGCCCGGGCCAGGGCCTACGCCGCCGAGCACTCGGCGATGGACCTTTCCACACTGCGGGAACCCTACCGAATCGAGGGAAAGAAGACCCTCGGCCTGGAGATTGCAGAGCAATTGGGCTGGCGCCTCCCGGGGGCGATCATCTACCCCGCCGGCGGCGGGACCGGCCTGATCGGGATGTGGAAGGCCTTCGGGGAGCTGATCGAGTCCGGCTGGGTCTCCGGGCCGATGCCGCGCCTGTTCGCGGTCCAATCGGCCGGCTGTGCGCCCGTCGTGCGGGCCTGGGAGGCGCACGCTGAGCGGTGCGAGCCGTGGCCCGACCCGGAAACCGTGGCCAGCGGGCTTCGGGTGCCGGCGCCCCTGGGGGGAGCGCTGATGCTGCGGGCCCTGCGCGAGAGCGGGGGAGGGGCGGTCGCCGTCGCGGACCCCGATCTGGTGGATGGGGCCCGGCTCCTGGCGGAACGGGAGGGGATCGACGCTTGCCCGGAGGGTGGCGCGGCCGTGGCTGCGGCCCGCAGGCTCCTCGCCGCGGGGCTCATCGCGCCCGCCGCGGGGGTCGTAGTTTTCAACACGGGGGCCGGCGTGCTGTACGGCAGGGACCTCAAGTAA
- the uvrC gene encoding excinuclease ABC subunit UvrC, translated as MPDEVLQRKLEALPDAPGVYLWKDADGTVLYVGKAGSLRGRVRWYFGDEAAANPRFELLRERIADLDTIVTPSASQALLLENNLIKEYHPRFNVDLRDDKRYPWLAVTVREPFPRVLVTRSAAEDGARYFGPYTDVGALRQTLRVIRRIFTVRSCSYDLPADAPDRPCLDYHIHKCHAPCVGWESREAYGRMIQDVLLFLEGKTLEVRQHLRERMQAASAATDFELAAELRDALKRIDQIEEPPTVERVGGGTCDAIGLARDEDDACAVVLRVRDGKLVGSEHTFLVGVENVPENEILTAFLVRTYLAGDRRAPVAYLPCPPADEAALAEAFGDARWAIPSRGTARRLTDLADQNARHLLETLRLETFEGAERAEDPVYALGRDLGLAAVPRRMACVDISTAQGRDTVGAIVWFENGRPRRSEYRTFKVKLVEGQDDFASLTEVVTRWLKRRSDEGRQLPELLLVDGGRGQLNAALAAAGGLGLSEQLAFASLAKRDEEVYLPSRAEPLRLPRRSPALKLMQRARDEAHRVAVTFNRKRRAARTLTSELLAVPGVGPARRRALLERFGSLAGVQSASAEELAAVPGVSRPLAERILSHLASRS; from the coding sequence GTGCCTGACGAGGTCCTGCAGCGCAAGCTCGAGGCGCTGCCCGACGCGCCCGGCGTCTACCTGTGGAAGGACGCGGACGGCACGGTGCTGTACGTCGGCAAGGCCGGCAGCCTTCGCGGCCGGGTGCGGTGGTACTTCGGCGACGAGGCGGCCGCCAACCCGCGGTTCGAGCTGCTGCGCGAGCGGATCGCCGACCTGGACACCATCGTCACCCCCAGCGCGTCGCAGGCGCTGCTGCTCGAGAACAACCTGATCAAGGAGTACCACCCCAGGTTCAACGTGGACCTGCGGGACGACAAGCGGTATCCGTGGCTGGCCGTGACCGTCCGCGAGCCGTTCCCGCGGGTGCTGGTGACCCGCAGCGCGGCCGAGGACGGCGCCCGCTACTTCGGGCCGTACACCGACGTGGGCGCGCTGCGACAGACGCTGCGCGTCATCCGCCGCATCTTCACGGTGCGGTCCTGCAGCTACGACCTGCCCGCGGACGCTCCCGACCGGCCGTGCCTCGACTACCACATTCACAAGTGCCACGCGCCGTGCGTCGGCTGGGAGAGCCGCGAGGCCTACGGCCGGATGATCCAGGACGTGCTGCTGTTCCTCGAGGGCAAGACCCTCGAGGTGCGCCAGCACCTCCGCGAGCGGATGCAGGCCGCCTCGGCGGCCACCGACTTCGAGCTGGCCGCCGAGCTGCGGGACGCGCTGAAGCGGATCGACCAGATCGAGGAGCCGCCCACGGTCGAGCGCGTCGGAGGCGGCACCTGCGACGCGATCGGCCTGGCGCGGGACGAGGACGACGCCTGCGCAGTGGTGCTGCGGGTGCGGGACGGCAAGCTGGTGGGGAGCGAGCACACGTTTCTCGTCGGCGTCGAGAACGTGCCGGAGAACGAGATCCTGACCGCGTTTCTCGTGCGCACCTACCTCGCCGGCGATCGCCGCGCGCCGGTGGCCTACCTGCCGTGCCCGCCGGCCGACGAGGCCGCGCTGGCGGAGGCCTTCGGCGACGCGCGCTGGGCGATCCCCAGCCGCGGCACCGCCCGCCGGCTGACGGACCTGGCCGACCAGAACGCGCGCCACCTGCTTGAGACGCTGCGCCTCGAGACCTTCGAGGGCGCCGAGCGGGCGGAGGACCCGGTGTACGCGCTGGGGCGCGACCTCGGGCTGGCCGCGGTCCCGCGGCGGATGGCCTGCGTGGACATCAGCACGGCGCAGGGGCGCGACACGGTGGGTGCGATCGTCTGGTTCGAGAACGGCCGGCCCCGCCGCAGCGAATACCGCACCTTCAAGGTCAAGCTGGTGGAGGGGCAGGACGACTTCGCGTCGCTCACCGAGGTGGTGACGCGCTGGCTGAAGCGGCGCAGCGACGAAGGGCGCCAGCTCCCCGAGCTGCTGCTGGTGGACGGCGGGCGCGGCCAGCTCAACGCGGCCCTCGCCGCGGCCGGCGGCCTGGGTCTGTCCGAGCAGCTGGCGTTCGCCTCGCTCGCCAAGCGCGACGAGGAGGTGTACCTGCCCTCGCGCGCCGAGCCTCTGCGGCTGCCCCGGCGCAGCCCCGCCCTGAAGCTGATGCAGCGGGCCCGGGACGAGGCCCACCGCGTGGCGGTGACCTTCAACCGCAAGCGCCGGGCGGCTCGGACCCTCACCTCAGAGCTGCTGGCCGTGCCGGGCGTGGGGCCGGCGCGCCGGCGCGCCCTGCTCGAGCGTTTCGGCTCCCTGGCCGGGGTGCAGTCCGCGAGCGCCGAGGAGCTGGCGGCGGTGCCCGGCGTCTCGCGGCCCCTCGCCGAGCGAATCCTCTCCCACCTCGCCTCCCGGAGCTGA
- the murJ gene encoding murein biosynthesis integral membrane protein MurJ, which produces MPRSPGPGRSSALVAAGILLSRIAGFVRQHVISRYFGLGLVADALGASFRIPNLLQNLFGEGVLSASFIPVYARLVGQGRDEEAGRVAGAVAGLLGLVVAAAVALGVGATPLVVSALAPGFTGDKRLLTITLVRILFPATGILVFSAWCLGILNSHRKFFLSYAAPVVWNAAIIAAAIAGRRAAAERLAVIIAWGAVAGSLLQVLVQVPVVLRLARGLRVSASTADPEVRTVVRNFWPALVGRGVNQISAFVDTVIASLLGNDPVGALANAQLLYTLPVSLFGMSVSAAALPEMSATGGSEAERHAALRRQLEDGLHRIAYFIVPCAMAFLALGQVLVAALFQAGRFRAVDSRYVWGILAGSAVGLLASTLSRLSASTFYALGDTRTPLRFAVVRVVLTTVLGFLCAVPLPPLLGVELKWGAVGLTASAGFSAWVEFALLRRALAARIGATHFARGYLLKLWGAAIAAGAAAVGLWRAASGLGPVTTGLVVLVPYALVYGAATLALRIPAARAVAAWRPGRA; this is translated from the coding sequence ATGCCGCGGTCGCCGGGGCCGGGGCGCTCGTCGGCGCTGGTGGCCGCCGGGATCCTCCTCAGCCGGATCGCGGGATTCGTCCGCCAGCACGTCATCAGCCGCTACTTCGGCCTCGGCCTCGTGGCCGACGCCCTCGGCGCTTCGTTCCGCATCCCCAACCTGCTGCAGAACCTGTTCGGCGAGGGCGTCTTGTCGGCGTCCTTCATTCCGGTCTACGCGCGCCTGGTGGGGCAGGGACGGGACGAGGAGGCGGGCCGGGTGGCCGGCGCGGTGGCCGGTCTGCTGGGCCTGGTGGTGGCGGCGGCGGTGGCGCTCGGGGTGGGCGCCACGCCGCTGGTGGTCAGTGCGCTGGCGCCGGGCTTCACGGGCGACAAGCGCCTCCTCACCATCACGCTGGTCCGGATCCTGTTCCCGGCCACGGGCATCTTGGTCTTCTCGGCGTGGTGCCTCGGCATCCTCAACAGCCACCGCAAGTTCTTCCTCTCCTACGCCGCCCCGGTGGTGTGGAACGCCGCCATCATCGCGGCGGCGATCGCCGGCCGCCGCGCCGCCGCGGAGCGGCTGGCCGTCATCATCGCCTGGGGGGCGGTGGCCGGCAGCCTGCTGCAGGTGCTGGTGCAGGTGCCGGTCGTCCTGCGGCTGGCGCGCGGGCTCAGGGTGTCGGCGAGCACGGCGGACCCGGAGGTGCGCACGGTGGTGCGCAACTTCTGGCCGGCGCTGGTCGGGCGGGGCGTCAACCAGATCAGCGCGTTCGTGGACACCGTCATCGCGAGCCTGCTGGGCAACGACCCCGTCGGGGCGCTGGCCAACGCGCAGCTCCTGTACACGCTGCCGGTGAGCCTGTTCGGGATGTCGGTCTCGGCCGCCGCGCTGCCGGAGATGTCGGCCACGGGCGGCAGCGAGGCCGAGCGGCACGCGGCCCTGCGCCGTCAGCTCGAGGACGGTCTGCACCGCATCGCCTACTTCATCGTGCCCTGCGCGATGGCCTTCCTGGCGCTGGGCCAGGTGTTGGTGGCCGCGCTGTTCCAGGCCGGCCGGTTCCGGGCCGTGGACAGCCGTTACGTGTGGGGCATCCTGGCGGGCTCCGCCGTGGGCCTGCTGGCGTCCACGCTGAGCCGCCTCTCGGCCTCGACCTTCTACGCGCTCGGCGACACGCGCACGCCGCTGCGCTTCGCCGTGGTCCGCGTCGTTCTCACGACCGTGCTCGGGTTCCTGTGCGCGGTGCCGCTGCCGCCGCTGCTGGGCGTCGAGCTGAAGTGGGGCGCCGTTGGCCTCACCGCCAGCGCGGGATTCTCGGCGTGGGTCGAGTTCGCGCTGCTCAGGCGAGCGCTGGCCGCGCGGATCGGCGCCACCCACTTCGCCCGCGGGTACCTGCTCAAGCTGTGGGGCGCGGCGATCGCGGCGGGCGCGGCGGCGGTCGGGCTGTGGCGCGCCGCGTCCGGCCTGGGGCCGGTGACCACCGGCCTGGTGGTGCTGGTGCCGTACGCGCTCGTCTACGGCGCGGCGACCCTGGCGCTCCGCATTCCGGCCGCCCGGGCCGTGGCGGCGTGGAGGCCCGGCCGTGCCTGA